In Carya illinoinensis cultivar Pawnee chromosome 7, C.illinoinensisPawnee_v1, whole genome shotgun sequence, the following are encoded in one genomic region:
- the LOC122314830 gene encoding putative oligosaccharyltransferase complex subunit CG9662, translating to MRSKPESQTFTASMEPLSSGSVDPIFHLLRIVPFSFLRPPKLRLKLPTLTLPSPMTVYALVLLTYFMVVSGIVYDVIVEPPGIGSTQDRATGSVRPVVFLPGRVNGQYIVEGLSSGFMFVLGGVGIILMDLALDRNRARSVKVSYATAGISFVVIAYVMSMLFIRIKIPAYLS from the coding sequence ATGCGCTCCAAACCCGAAAGCCAAACCTTCACAGCTTCGATGGAGCCGCTGTCGTCCGGCTCGGTGGACCCGATCTTTCACCTCCTCCGAATCGTCCCCTTCAGCTTCCTCCGCCCGCCCAAGCTCCGCCTCAAGCTCCCAACCCTAACCCTCCCCTCCCCGATGACCGTCTACGCCCTCGTCCTCCTTACCTACTTCATGGTGGTCTCCGGTATTGTATACGACGTCATAGTCGAGCCCCCCGGCATAGGATCCACCCAGGACCGCGCCACCGGCTCTGTACGACCCGTCGTCTTCCTTCCCGGACGCGTTAACGGCCAGTACATCGTCGAGGGCCTCTCTTCTGGGTTCATGTTCGTGCTTGGAGGCGTCGGCATCATCCTCATGGACCTCGCGCTCGACCGCAACCGCGCCAGATCCGTCAAGGTCTCCTACGCCACCGCGGGGATCTCCTTCGTGGTAATTGCTTACGTGATGAGTATGCTATTTATTCGGATCAAGATCCCGGCTTATCTTAGTTGA